One genomic segment of Arachis duranensis cultivar V14167 chromosome 4, aradu.V14167.gnm2.J7QH, whole genome shotgun sequence includes these proteins:
- the LOC107484081 gene encoding fe(2+) transport protein 1 produces MGTNSEVKHLKLKISLVFIIIVLFIPKSLAECESESVDSCNNKEKALPLKIVAIFAILVTSMIGVSLSFGRRSIPALSPENDLFMVVKCFAGGIILGTGFMHVLPDSFDMLGSDCLEEKPWHEFPFSGLVAMFSALFTLMVDSLATSFYGKKSSDAVIPDSHTGAVGGHQEQEMGVVVSVGHFHGHHHAAIEATKNEDGDTQLVRYRVVAMVLELGIIVHSVVIGLSMGASNNTCSIKGLIVALCFHQMFEGIGLGGCILQAQYKLLKRVVLVLFFSITTPFGIALGIGLSRIYKENSPSALITVGMLNASSAGLLIYMALVDLLSTDFMSPRLQNNIKLQFKSYVAVFLGAAGMSVMAKWN; encoded by the exons ATGGGTACTAATTCAGAAGTAAAACATCTGAAGCTGAAGATCTCTTTGGTCTTCATCATCATCGTTCTCTTCATACCCAAAAGCCTAGCAGAGTGCGAATCCGAATCAGTAGACTCATGTAACAACAAAGAGAAAGCTCTCCCTCTAAAAATCGTGGCTATCTTTGCAATCTTGGTAACCAGCATGATCGGCGTATCTCTGTCTTTTGGGAGGCGTTCGATCCCGGCGTTGAGCCCCGAAAACGACCTCTTCATGGTGGTGAAATGCTTCGCCGGGGGGATCATTCTTGGCACGGGGTTCATGCACGTGCTGCCGGATTCATTCGACATGCTGGGGTCTGATTGTCTTGAGGAGAAGCCATGGCACGAGTTTCCCTTCTCAGGGCTCGTTGCCATGTTCTCTGCCTTATTCACGCTCATGGTGGATTCTTTGGCCACAAGCTTTTATGGTAAGAAGAGTAGTGATGCAGTTATTCCAGATAGCCACACTGGTGCAGTTGGTGGTCATCAAGAACAAGAGATGGGTGTTGTTGTTAGTGTTGGCCATTTCCATGGTCATCATCATGCAGCAATTGAGGCTACTAAGAATGAAGATGGAGACACACAACTCGTGCGTTATCGTGTTGTTGCTATG GTGCTAGAACTTGGAATTATTGTTCATTCAGTAGTGATAGGCCTGTCCATGGGTGCTTCAAATAACACATGCTCCATAAAAGGCCTTATAGTGGCCCTTTGCTTCCATCAAATGTTTGAAGGCATTGGTCTTGGCGGTTGCATTCTTCAGGCCCAATACAAGTTGTTAAAGAGGGTGGTGTTGGTGTTGTTCTTCTCAATTACAACCCCATTTGGAATCGCATTAGGAATTGGATTGTCCAGAATCTACAAAGAGAACAGTCCAAGTGCCCTAATCACAGTTGGTATGCTTAATGCATCATCAGCTGGGCTTTTAATCTACATGGCATTGGTTGACCTTCTCTCAACTGATTTCATGAGTCCTAGGTTACAGAACAACATTAAGCTCCAATTCAAGTCTTACGTTGCTGTCTTTCTGGGTGCTGCTGGCATGTCTGTCATGGCAAAATGGAATTAA